A window of Pseudophryne corroboree isolate aPseCor3 chromosome 1, aPseCor3.hap2, whole genome shotgun sequence genomic DNA:
AGCCAGTGTCAGTATTTGTGTTACTTCCTTATTCTCTGCTATCACTGTGTCACTGGCTTCCAGTCCATGTAGCACAGTAATATACAGCTTCATCCTCCGGCTGCGCCCCACTGATATCCAGATACCCTATATTACCAGAGGCTGATCCCACAAACCGGGCGGGAACCCCATCCCCTTTCCCCTTGCTGGATTCTGTGAAATAATACAgaatgaatctgggtttgttgctcagtgtttgttgtATAAATACCACCCTGTTGCCACTGACAGTAAGACCCCCTCCGAGGGTACAGGACATCCTGACATTTTTTCCAGCAGTTTCTGTTATCACTGGGGGATCCTGTGTTACTGAATGCTGAGCCTGGGACACTGCAGAAAACAGTAAATATAATATGCTAAATAATTTGTTAGACGTTAAACAGCAATGTCAAAAATACATGGTTTGTTCTGCAATTTGTTTTCAGGCATTTTCTTTCTTTATATGCATTGTTagtaagaattttcctctattaccTGTTACTAAGGTACTCAGGAGGAGACAGACACTCTGTAAACTGATCATGATGCACAGGAAGTAAGACGAGTCAGTCACACATAGGTCTGTGCTGTTTGCTCACTGGGACCTGACTAATATATAGTGGTTTGCTCCTCCCACTAAGCTACTAATCATTAACCTCAGGCCTGCCTTCTCAGATTGTTAGGCGCATCAGttacagtggcgtatctataatgtccAGGGggagggggccacaccgcacaccctgcatccattttttaaatactcacctctcgAGTCCCCCGCCTGCGGCAGCATCTCTCTGCAAATCTCTGGTAaatggcgtggcagccatttttCCGGAGATTTCCACGTTTAGTAAGAAAATTACTAGGAAAATAGCCACCGCATTTCCCTATAGATTTGCACGTGCACAATAGTTTGTTTCCCTCTAGTGCTGAGACTCTATTGTGCTGATGGGCACTGGCTACAAAGGAAGGGGCCCCCGACAGAAGAGGATgggcacaggcctcctcctctgttaatacaCCTGTGACCAGTTAGTGATAGAAAACCAATTATACACCTTTCACACATGCAGTTAAATCCAGGCTTTTTGCACGTGAACACACATCATCCTGGGGTTTCTGTATGTGTTTAACCACTTAACAGATGATTTTGTTTTCCCCCAAAAAATACTCAAATTGTTGGGTttcttttatgagtgaattaggtgaagaacattcatttaaccctatccaaaatgattttattgaaaaaatatttttttttatcccccccccccccccccccccaaacatcggaacaccgatcaggaacatcgcgaccattggaacatcggaaacattTGCGACCATCGCGGTTTAATTTTGGAAGCCGGGACAGCTTCCAGGTacatggggggggggtgttaatttACACTTctccagcagctgctattgtctgcagctgctggaggggggtttTGCCGTGCTGActaatcagcagtgatcagcagcacggcaattaGTAGGGTAGAGTGCAGGGAGGcaaagggaccttccagtccctctgacaccagcagcggagggaagttaacCTTCCCTTCCGCTGCTAACACTGGTCGCatcttgggggtgattcagaccggatcgtagctgtgctaaatttagcacagctacgatgatccacactgacatgcgggagggggacgcccagcactggggAGGGggacgccctgcatgtcaggcccggccccagtggcgtaactagaaatttttctccccaagccaaaaaattattcggcggccccataccccccataattggcactagtaaagggagaaatatgcgcgcgccgccaaaaaggtgtgtggcttcgttggaatgggcgtggcttcgcataaaggggcgtggcattgcaggaaatgactaccttataccccagttttgcaacctgcatgcccagacgttagccaccacaggaaagaaaaataatcctgattcatgccccttacattatttgtcattttttcttccttatagtaatgcccagtatacattattccacatactgcaatggtcttagccattatgccacacacaacaatgcacatgacacaatatgcacacactgtaatgcccccgacacattatgccacacaccgtaatgcccccgacacattatgccacacaccgtaatgcccccgacacattatgacaggaatcgcaatgcccgttatacattatgctacacaccgtatctgtgacacagtatgacacataccgcaatgcccgttatacattatgccacaccgcaatgaccccgagac
This region includes:
- the IGLL1 gene encoding immunoglobulin lambda-like polypeptide 1 isoform X3, producing the protein MISLQSVCLLLSTLVTVSQAQHSVTQDPPVITETAGKNVRMSCTLGGGLTVSGNRVVFIQQTLSNKPRFILYYFTESSKGKGDGVPARFVGSASGNIGYLDISGAQPEDEAVYYCATWTGSQWMFGDGTKLNILTGEVKPPSVFIYRASEEEMKTNKATTVCAMSDYTPNTVTVEWQVDGVKWTNGVHTSMVSKQKDNTYMQSSLLTMSSSEYTKHNDISCKVTHQGKDIVKTVKRSECV
- the IGLL1 gene encoding immunoglobulin lambda-like polypeptide 1 isoform X1, producing the protein MISLQSVCLLLSTLVTVSQAQHSVTQDPPVITETAGKNVRMSCTLGGGLTVSGNRVVFIQQTLSNKPRFILYYFTESSKGKGDGVPARFVGSASGNIGYLDISGAQPEDEAVYYCATWTGSQYLFGGGTQLNIITGEVKPPSVFIYRASEEEMKTNKATTVCAVSDYTPNTVTVEWQVDGVKWTNGVHTSMVSKQRDNTYMQSSLLTMSSSEYTKHNDIACKVTHQGKDIVKTVKRSECV
- the IGLL1 gene encoding immunoglobulin lambda-like polypeptide 1 isoform X2, with amino-acid sequence MISLQSVCLLLSTLVTVSQAQHSVTQDPPVITETAGKNVRMSCTLGGGLTVSGNRVVFIQQTLSNKPRFILYYFTESSKGKGDGVPARFVGSASGNIGYLDISGAQPEDEAVYYCATWTGSQYLFGGGTQLNIITGEVKIPTVFIYRASEEEMKTNKATTVCAVSDYTPNTVTVEWQMDGVKWTNGVHTSMVSKQKDNTYMQSSLLTMSSSEYTKHNDIACKVTHQGKDIVKTVKRSECV
- the IGLL1 gene encoding immunoglobulin lambda-like polypeptide 1 isoform X4; its protein translation is MISLQSVCLLLSTLVTVSQAQHSVTQDPPVITETAGKNVRMSCTLGGGLTVSGNRVVFIQQTLSNKPRFILYYFTESSKGKGDGVPARFVGSASGNIGYLDISGAQPEDEAVYYCATWTGSQFIFGDGTKLDVTSGEVKPPSVFIYRASEEEMKTNKATTVCAMSDYTPNTVTVEWQVDGVKWTNGVHTSMVSKQKDNTYMQSSLLTMSSSEYTKHNDISCKVTHQGKDIVKTVKRSECV
- the IGLL1 gene encoding immunoglobulin lambda-like polypeptide 1 isoform X5, translating into MISLQSVCLLLSTLVTVSQAQHSVTQDPPVITETAGKNVRMSCTLGGGLTVSGNRVVFIQQTLSNKPRFILYYFTESSKGKGDGVPARFVGSASGNIGYLDISGAQPEDEAVYYCATWTGSQWIFGAGTQLNVITGEVKIPSVFIYRASEEEMKTNKATTVCAVSDYTPNTVMVEWQVDGVKWTNGVHTSMVSKQKDNTYMQSSLLTMSSSEYTKHNDIACKVTHQGKDIVKTVKRSECV